One region of Streptomyces subrutilus genomic DNA includes:
- a CDS encoding GntR family transcriptional regulator, translating into MTATGGPKSKAAQVADALRAELKLMRPGERLPTQRELVERFGYAGQTIQNGLAILRAEGAIVSAGNLGNFAAGGAGQDDKPDEIKEIRSQIQALTERVAELESRCGAGGA; encoded by the coding sequence ATGACAGCTACGGGAGGACCCAAGTCGAAAGCCGCCCAAGTTGCTGACGCGCTGCGGGCGGAGCTGAAGTTGATGCGTCCCGGCGAGAGGCTCCCCACGCAGAGGGAGCTGGTTGAGCGCTTCGGGTACGCCGGCCAGACCATCCAGAACGGCCTGGCCATCCTGCGCGCTGAAGGGGCGATCGTGTCTGCGGGCAACCTCGGGAACTTCGCTGCTGGCGGTGCAGGGCAGGACGATAAGCCGGACGAGATCAAGGAAATCCGCTCCCAGATTCAGGCGTTGACGGAACGCGTCGCAGAGCTGGAATCGCGATGCGGCGCTGGTGGTGCTTGA
- the phoU gene encoding phosphate signaling complex protein PhoU, giving the protein MRDAYHEELDSIGEGLVEMARLVGSAIGRATTSMLDADLKLAESVIAADQKVDDLQHDLEARAIALLARQQPVATDLRIVVTSLRMSADLERSGDLAQHVAKLARLRFPDTAVPRDLHATILEMGQLAQRLMAKAAEVIITKDVDLALQLEQDDDEMDQLHRTLFQHLMDDRWKHGIETAVDVTLLGRYYERFADHAVSVAKRVVYLVTGEHADELQPPTQVDGV; this is encoded by the coding sequence ATGCGTGACGCGTACCACGAGGAACTGGACTCGATCGGAGAGGGCCTGGTCGAGATGGCCCGGCTGGTCGGTTCCGCGATCGGGCGGGCCACGACGTCCATGCTCGACGCCGACCTGAAGCTCGCCGAGAGTGTCATCGCCGCCGACCAGAAGGTCGACGACCTCCAGCACGACCTGGAGGCCCGCGCGATCGCCCTGCTGGCCCGGCAGCAGCCGGTCGCCACCGACCTGCGCATCGTCGTGACCTCGCTGCGGATGAGCGCGGACCTGGAGCGCAGCGGCGACCTGGCCCAGCACGTGGCGAAGCTCGCCCGGCTGCGCTTCCCGGACACCGCCGTGCCGCGGGACCTGCACGCCACCATCCTGGAGATGGGGCAGCTGGCGCAGCGCCTGATGGCGAAGGCGGCCGAGGTCATCATCACCAAGGACGTCGACCTGGCGCTCCAGCTGGAGCAGGACGACGACGAGATGGACCAGCTGCACCGCACGCTGTTCCAGCACCTGATGGACGACCGCTGGAAGCACGGCATCGAGACGGCCGTGGACGTGACCCTGCTGGGCCGCTACTACGAGCGCTTCGCGGACCACGCGGTCTCGGTGGCCAAGCGCGTGGTGTACCTGGTGACGGGCGAGCACGCGGACGAGCTCCAGCCGCCGACGCAGGTCGACGGCGTCTGA
- a CDS encoding sensor histidine kinase: MDVNAAVAAAAAIAGLCTGVIAMLAFRWSERDQARPTRSSMRPDINAVLPPGVDTVLSVLRSSAVVLDEGDAVVKASSAAYALGLVRGGKLAVEPMLHMARDTRRDGEIRQVELDLPRRGTGRGEALAVSARVAPLGSRLVLLLVEDLTEARRIEAVRRDFVANVSHELKTPVGAISLLSEAVMDAADDPEAVSRFAGRMQIEATRLINLVQELIDLSRVQNDDPLEDAEPVRVDTLVAEAIDRCRHTASSKQITMAAGGTADLRVWGHRGQLAAALGNLVENAVNYSPARTRVGIAGRRVAAPGGDLIEIAVTDQGIGIPEKDRERIFERFYRVDPARSRATGGTGLGLAIVKHVAASHGGEVSVWSSEGQGSTFTLRLPEAAAPAPATTPAPASPLTEPATAIPAPEVLP, from the coding sequence ATGGACGTGAACGCGGCGGTCGCCGCAGCTGCAGCGATCGCCGGTCTTTGCACCGGTGTGATCGCGATGCTGGCGTTCCGCTGGAGCGAGCGCGACCAAGCCCGCCCCACCCGGAGCTCCATGCGCCCCGACATCAACGCGGTACTCCCGCCCGGCGTGGACACCGTCCTCTCCGTGCTCCGCTCCTCCGCCGTCGTTCTCGACGAGGGGGACGCGGTGGTCAAGGCCAGCTCGGCGGCGTACGCCCTCGGACTGGTCCGCGGCGGCAAGCTCGCCGTCGAGCCCATGCTCCACATGGCCCGCGACACCCGCCGTGACGGCGAGATACGCCAGGTCGAGCTGGACCTGCCCCGGCGCGGCACCGGCCGCGGCGAGGCCCTCGCCGTCTCGGCGCGCGTCGCCCCGCTCGGCTCCCGCCTGGTGCTCCTCCTGGTCGAGGACCTGACCGAGGCCCGCCGCATCGAGGCCGTGCGCCGCGACTTCGTCGCCAACGTGTCCCACGAGCTGAAGACCCCGGTCGGAGCGATCTCCCTGCTCTCCGAGGCCGTCATGGACGCCGCGGACGACCCCGAGGCGGTCAGCCGCTTCGCCGGCCGGATGCAGATCGAGGCCACCCGCCTGATCAACCTCGTACAGGAGCTCATCGACCTCTCCCGGGTGCAGAACGACGACCCGCTGGAGGACGCCGAGCCCGTCCGCGTGGACACCCTGGTGGCGGAGGCGATCGACCGCTGCCGGCACACCGCCTCCTCCAAGCAGATCACCATGGCCGCGGGCGGCACCGCCGACCTGCGCGTCTGGGGCCACCGCGGACAGCTCGCGGCGGCCCTCGGAAACCTGGTCGAGAACGCCGTCAACTACAGCCCGGCCCGCACCCGCGTCGGCATAGCCGGACGCAGGGTCGCGGCTCCGGGAGGAGACTTGATCGAGATCGCCGTGACCGATCAGGGCATCGGCATCCCGGAAAAGGACCGCGAGCGCATCTTCGAGCGCTTCTACCGCGTGGACCCGGCCCGCTCCCGCGCCACGGGAGGCACCGGCCTCGGCCTCGCGATCGTGAAGCACGTGGCCGCCTCGCACGGCGGGGAGGTGTCGGTGTGGAGCTCGGAGGGCCAGGGCTCCACGTTCACGCTGCGACTCCCCGAAGCGGCCGCGCCGGCCCCGGCGACGACCCCCGCACCCGCGTCACCCCTGACTGAACCAGCAACAGCCATTCCTGCCCCGGAGGTCCTTCCGTGA
- a CDS encoding response regulator transcription factor, with translation MTRVLVVEDEESFSDALSYMLRKEGFEVAIAATGPDGLDEFERNGADLVLLDLMLPGLPGTEVCRQLRGRSNVPVIMVTAKDSEIDKVVGLEIGADDYVTKPFSSRELVARIRAVLRRRGEPEEVTPAALEAGPVRMDVDRHVVTVAGGKVDLPLKEFDLLEMLLRNAGRVLTRMQLIDRVWGADYVGDTKTLDVHVKRLRAKIEPDPGAPRYLVTVRGLGYKFEP, from the coding sequence GTGACCCGAGTGCTCGTCGTCGAGGATGAGGAATCATTCAGCGACGCCCTGTCCTACATGCTCCGCAAGGAGGGCTTCGAGGTCGCCATCGCCGCGACCGGGCCCGACGGGCTGGACGAGTTCGAGCGCAACGGCGCCGACCTCGTCCTCCTGGACCTGATGCTCCCCGGCCTGCCCGGTACCGAGGTCTGCCGGCAGCTGCGCGGCCGCTCCAACGTCCCCGTGATCATGGTGACCGCCAAGGACAGCGAGATCGACAAGGTCGTCGGGCTGGAAATAGGAGCCGATGACTACGTCACGAAGCCCTTCTCCTCGCGGGAGCTGGTCGCCCGCATCCGCGCGGTGCTGCGCCGCCGCGGCGAGCCGGAGGAGGTCACCCCGGCGGCCCTGGAGGCGGGCCCCGTACGGATGGACGTCGACCGCCACGTGGTCACCGTCGCGGGCGGAAAGGTCGACCTCCCGCTGAAGGAGTTCGACCTGCTGGAGATGCTGCTGCGCAACGCGGGCCGCGTACTGACCCGCATGCAGCTGATCGACCGGGTCTGGGGCGCCGACTACGTCGGCGACACCAAGACCCTGGACGTCCACGTCAAGCGCCTGCGCGCCAAGATCGAGCCGGACCCGGGCGCGCCGCGCTACCTGGTCACGGTGCGCGGCCTGGGCTACAAGTTCGAGCCGTAA
- a CDS encoding DUF461 domain-containing protein gives MSRSLRRGALAATAVVFSIASLAACAAGNDAETLRIKPDNAAVTKGEIMVQNALVISQGAKDKKGPAAVSATVFNSGTKEQTLDGITLPGGKGKVVLKAATGTGKIVVPAGGSVVLGGKGNASAMIENGAEAAKDGDVQKVVFQLSSTGDVELQAFVVPATGMYAGYGPTAPPAAGPVPSGSPSGTPSGAPSGSPSGAASGAPSGAASGTPSGAPSGSASHSAGH, from the coding sequence GTGAGCCGCAGCCTTCGACGCGGCGCCCTCGCCGCCACCGCCGTCGTGTTCTCGATCGCCTCGCTGGCCGCATGCGCAGCGGGCAACGACGCGGAGACCCTCCGCATCAAGCCGGACAACGCCGCCGTCACCAAGGGCGAGATCATGGTCCAGAACGCACTGGTGATCAGCCAGGGCGCGAAGGACAAGAAGGGCCCGGCCGCCGTTTCCGCGACGGTCTTCAACTCGGGCACCAAGGAGCAGACGCTTGACGGCATCACCCTCCCGGGTGGCAAGGGCAAGGTCGTACTGAAGGCGGCCACGGGCACCGGCAAGATCGTCGTGCCGGCCGGCGGCTCGGTGGTCCTGGGCGGCAAGGGCAACGCCTCCGCCATGATCGAGAACGGCGCCGAGGCGGCCAAGGACGGCGACGTCCAGAAGGTCGTCTTCCAGCTGAGCAGCACCGGCGACGTCGAGCTGCAGGCCTTCGTGGTCCCGGCCACCGGCATGTACGCGGGCTACGGCCCGACGGCGCCCCCGGCCGCGGGCCCCGTCCCGTCGGGCAGCCCCTCGGGCACCCCGTCCGGCGCGCCTTCGGGCAGCCCGTCCGGCGCCGCCTCGGGCGCCCCGTCCGGCGCCGCCTCGGGCACGCCGTCGGGCGCCCCGTCGGGTTCCGCCTCGCACAGCGCCGGCCACTGA